Genomic DNA from Candidatus Zixiibacteriota bacterium:
CGGCGAATCCCTCACCGGGGAGCATCTCCACCGCTCTGGAATACACAACCTCGCCCATGACCGTCACCGGCGTTTGGGCCAACTCCGGCACAAACACCTTCTTGCCGCCATACAAGTATGGGTTGAATCCTGTGCGATCCGTGTAGGTAGCAAGATCGAGATCGACCTCGATGTCTTTGGGACCGCCCCGCAGATGTATGCGCCTCCGGGACCCTCCCTCGGCGATACCGCCCGCCGAGTCTATTATTTCGCGCACCCGTTGCGACGTATAGCCAACATAGACACCGGGCCTGTTCACCATGCCGAACACCTGCATCACAACCGGGTAGATCGATCCCACGGATATCACTATCTGGTCGGCATGAAAGAGCGAATCCAATCGTCTGGTGAGCACTTCACGGGCCTGCCGTAGGTTCATCCCCGAAAGGTCTATCACGCCCAGCCCGCTGTGCACCACCTGACCCTCCGGGTTGACGTTCAGGACCATGCCGGGGAGATTGACATCGATAAAGGTAACCTCGAGTCGTTCTCCGGGGCGGATCAGATAGCGGTCCGGGTTGATCGGCTCGTCGAACGGCCGTACCCCCACTGTAGCATACGCCGTATCAAGTCTGATTTGCGCAGTAACTGGGGACGAAAACAGAATGCATGAAACGACCATCAGGCCGTAGAAGACAATTGGGCGCAAACGCGAATTCACTGTACCTCAATACCTTGCCGTCGAAAAGGGGAGCATAGCCTCGACCGTCGCCGTTGTCAACCGGTATGATCGGAGGAGACCGGAGATCAGCGATCGACCTCGGTCATGTCCGGTTCGGTCTGCTCCACCGCGCTCTGCCGCTCGCCGTGGTGTTCGCGGTAAGCCACCGCCGCCTTCACGAAATCCCTGAAGAGCGGGTGGGGCCGAAGCGGGCGCGACTTGAGCTCCGGATGGAACTGCACCGACACAAACCAGGCGTGGTCCGGAACTTCTACTATTTCGACCAGGCGGGAATCAGGCGATGTACCCGAGAGCAGCATCCCGTGGCCGGTGAGCATCTCCCGGTACGAGTTGTTCAGCTCATACCGGTGACGGTGGCGTTCGGAAATCCGGTCGGCGCCGTAGGCGGCGTGCGCCCGGCTGCCCGGCGTCAGCACACACGGGTAGGCGCCAAGACGCATCGTACCGCCGAGCTCGGTGACCCCCTCCTGGTCGGCCATCA
This window encodes:
- a CDS encoding SLBB domain-containing protein, with product MNSRLRPIVFYGLMVVSCILFSSPVTAQIRLDTAYATVGVRPFDEPINPDRYLIRPGERLEVTFIDVNLPGMVLNVNPEGQVVHSGLGVIDLSGMNLRQAREVLTRRLDSLFHADQIVISVGSIYPVVMQVFGMVNRPGVYVGYTSQRVREIIDSAGGIAEGGSRRRIHLRGGPKDIEVDLDLATYTDRTGFNPYLYGGKKVFVPELAQTPVTVMGEVVYSRAVEMLPGEGFAELVALVGGTRTGADTAAAFAVNDRSRNIHQPGGIHPGDQIFVPLSAAAAAAQEVVIAGAVEASGTRIAWDSSITVADLVSRAGGPTPAANSERLAVFRTAPMEMFTSTAIRRFPISVPPDQVQKFNLRPDDSVFMPLRMGFVEISGAVVRPGLYPHTSGLTAAELIAQAGGYIEVDGRPMLEVYDHVTGLTRPVMDRAPVSDGDRVNVMAPERER